One part of the Candidatus Syntrophosphaera sp. genome encodes these proteins:
- a CDS encoding integration host factor subunit beta has protein sequence MTKADLVKIISENTGIIRKDVGVVVDSLLQSIKDSLGKGHHIEIRGFGTFKLKTRKPRVGRNPKTDEKVPVPARTVPTFKFSREFKSSVVDINVKM, from the coding sequence ATGACAAAAGCAGATCTGGTAAAAATCATATCCGAAAATACCGGCATCATTCGCAAAGACGTTGGTGTGGTTGTTGATTCCCTCCTGCAATCGATCAAGGACAGCCTTGGCAAAGGCCATCACATCGAGATCCGCGGCTTTGGCACCTTCAAGCTCAAGACCCGCAAGCCCCGCGTGGGACGCAATCCCAAAACCGACGAGAAAGTTCCGGTTCCCGCCAGGACAGTTCCCACCTTTAAGTTTTCCCGCGAATTCAAATCATCCGTCGTTGACATCAACGTCAAGATGTAG